The Acidobacteriota bacterium genomic interval GGAGGAGCTGCGCATCGCACGCGACATCCAGATGTCGCTGCTGCCGCGCGGCCCGCTGCACCGCCCCGGCCTCGCCGTGACGGCCCTCTGCGTGCCCGCCCGTGAGGTGGGGGGCGACTACTACGACTTCTTCCCCCTCGACGACCATCGCTTCGGGGTGCTGATCGCCGACGTGGCAGGGAAGGGCACCTCCGCGGCGTTGTACATGGCCGAGCTGAAGGGCGTCGTGCTTTCGCTCAGCCGCGTGTTCCAGTCGCCGAAGCCCCTGCTCGTCGAGGTGAACCGCGTGATCTCGTCGCACCTCGACAGCCGCAGCTTCATCACGATGACCTACGCCGTCGTCGATCTGCGCGAGCGCACGCTGACCTACGCGCGGGCCGGGCACACGCCGCTCATCTACCTGCCGTCGCCCGCGCGCGGGCGCCAGCCGGCCCAGGTCCTCGTCCCCGACGGCATGGTGCTCGGCCTGCGCATCGAGGGGGTCGCCGCGAAGTTCGGACAGCTGCTCGAGGAATCCGTCGTCAGGTTCGAGACCGGCGACGTGTTCGTCTTCTTCACCGACGGCGTGACCGAGGCCATGAACGTCGACGCCGACCTCTTCGGCGAGACGCGCCTGCAGGAGCTCGTCGAGGCGCACGGGCATCTGTCGTCCGACGAGCTCCGAGAGCGCATCCTTCGGGAGGTCGAAGCCTTCGTCGGACAGGCCGATGCGCACGACGACATGACCATGATCCTCCTCAAGGTCGAGGAGCCCACGGCGCCCGAGGTGGTGGACGCGCCGGCGGCGCACGTCGCGGTGTGAAGCGCATGGCCGAGCCCGTCGTGGTCTTCCGGACGCACTCGGAGGTCGAGGCGTCGGTCGTGCGCGGGCTGCTCGACGCGCACGGTATCCGCACGCTGGCGTCGTGGAACGCCCCGCACGCGATCCTCCCCATGGCGGTCGGTGGCCTCGGCGAGGTGCGGATCGCCGTCCACCCGGACGAAGCCGACGAGGCGCGCCGGGTCATCGACAGCCACCGGCAGGCGGCCGACGCCGCCGCCCTGCCACTCGGCGACGAGTTCCTGCCGCTCGAGCGGCGGCTCGGGTACCGATTCCGCGACCGCGGGCTGCTCGAACACGCGCTCACACACCGGTCGCGCGCGCACGAGGACGTCACGGGCGGCGTGGCCGACAACGAGTCGCTCGAGTTCCTCGGCGATGCGGTCGTCGGCTTCCTCGTCGCCGACCTGCTGTTCCGCGAGTTTCCCGACTTCGACGAAGGGCAGAAGTCGAAGGTCAAGGCGTCGCTCGTCTCGACGCCGGCGCTGGCCCGCGTGGGCGAGGGCCTCGATCTCGGTGGGCACCTGCTGCTCGGCCGCGGCGAGGAGAAGACGGGCGGGCGATACAAGCAGGCCCTGCTCGCCGACGCCACCGAGGCGCTGGTGGCCGCGCTGTACCTCGACGGCGGCATCGACGTGGTGCGCGCGTTCGTCGAGCGCGAGCTCGGTCCGCTGGCGGCCCGCGCGCGCCAGCCCGGCATGCTCACCGCGCTGACCGGCGACTACAAGTCGGCCCTGCAGGAGTTCCTTCAGGCGCGCGACGGGCCGCCGCCTGCCTACCGCCTCGTCGCGGAAGCGGGCCCGGACCACCGCAAGCGGTTCGAGGTCGAGGTGTCGTCGGCGGGCCGCGTGCTCGGCCGCGCGGACGGCTCGAGCAAGAAGGAAGCCGAGCAGGCCGCCGCGCGCGAGGCGCTGTCGGTGCTTGGCGTCGATCTCACCTGAGCGACCGGGCCCTCAGTCGATCTCGATGATGCCCCACGAGCGCGCGGCAGGTCGCCGTACCGGAACGGCCGGCGTCTCGGCGGGCGGCGCCGGTGCGGACGGCGCGGGCGTCGGCGGGGCCGCGAGCCGGGCGAGCGCGTAGCCGCGGACCTCGCGTGCGACGTCGTCGTCGGACGGAGGCCAGGGCCGTCGATGGAGCCTCACCCACAGGCGAAGCAGGGGATCGGCGTACGAGTACCGCTTCCCGGTCACCTCCACGAGGTCCACGTCCTCGAGCCACGACAGGTAGTCTCGCGTCGACCCCGGCGTCCGGTGAAGGCGTTGCGCGATGGCGGTCAGTGTCAGGGGCTCGTCTTCCGAGAGCACGTCGAGGATGGCCTTGAGCGCGCCGTACCCCCGGGCGCGGTGCAGGCGGAACTCGTAGCAGTAGCGGCACCACGCGGTCAGTCGTCCCTCCGGCGCGAGCAGCGCCGCCAGCGCGCCGACGGGGTCGGTCGCCCCGTCGCGCGACGTCTCGCGCATCGCGCCGACGA includes:
- the rnc gene encoding ribonuclease III is translated as MAVGGLGEVRIAVHPDEADEARRVIDSHRQAADAAALPLGDEFLPLERRLGYRFRDRGLLEHALTHRSRAHEDVTGGVADNESLEFLGDAVVGFLVADLLFREFPDFDEGQKSKVKASLVSTPALARVGEGLDLGGHLLLGRGEEKTGGRYKQALLADATEALVAALYLDGGIDVVRAFVERELGPLAARARQPGMLTALTGDYKSALQEFLQARDGPPPAYRLVAEAGPDHRKRFEVEVSSAGRVLGRADGSSKKEAEQAAAREALSVLGVDLT